A region of Lycium barbarum isolate Lr01 chromosome 3, ASM1917538v2, whole genome shotgun sequence DNA encodes the following proteins:
- the LOC132633980 gene encoding peroxisomal membrane protein 11-4 codes for MNDKVDKLVIFLAKRDGIDKLVKTFQYVSKLVNWHVETTYPDIATRAKQWEVASGLSRKAFRSGRFLTGFNALRRTPGTSRGFRLLAVLANSGEMVYFFFDHFLWLARIGVLDARYAKRMSFISAFGESVGYVFFIIADFILITRGLKAERKLLIEEEESKETEGEIKKIRMDRIMRLMAVAANIADLIIALAEIEPNPFCNHTVTLGISGLVSAWAGWYRNWPS; via the coding sequence ATGAATGACAAAGTGGACAAGTTGGTAATTTTCTTGGCAAAGAGAGATGGAATCGACAAGCTAGTCAAGACTTTCCAGTACGTCTCCAAGCTCGTAAATTGGCACGTCGAGACGACGTACCCTGACATAGCCACTCGAGCCAAGCAATGGGAAGTGGCCTCTGGCCTTAGCCGAAAAGCCTTCCGGAGTGGTCGATTCCTCACGGGATTCAACGCCCTCCGGAGGACCCCGGGCACATCCCGGGGTTTCAGGTTGCTAGCCGTTCTCGCCAATTCGGGGGAAATGGTCTATTTCTTCTTTGACCATTTCCTCTGGCTGGCGAGAATCGGAGTTCTTGATGCCAGATATGCGAAAAGGATGAGCTTTATTTCTGCATTTGGTGAGTCTGTTGGATACGTGTTTTTCATTATCGCGGATTTTATCCTCATAACAAGGGGATTAAAAGCAGAAAGGAAGCTTTTGATTGAAGAGGAGGAGTCTAAGGAAACAGAAGGGGAAATCAAGAAAATTAGAATGGATAGAATTATGAGATTGATGGCTGTGGCTGCTAATATAGCTGACCTTATAATTGCCTTAGCTGAAATTGAACCAAATCCATTCTGCAACCATACTGTTACTTTAGGCATTAGTGGCTTGGTTTCTGCATGGGCTGGTTGGTATAGAAACTGGCCCTCATGA
- the LOC132631712 gene encoding cell number regulator 6-like yields the protein MAEGGNPSRYVKLTKDQAPREDIKPGELNQPIDVPQLTGRKCHECGQPLPESFEPPADEPWTTGIFGCAEDKESCWRGLFCPCVLFGHNVESLREDDTPWSTPCICHAIFIEGGIAVAAATATFHGIDPRTSFLICEGLLFSWWMCGIYTGLVRQSLQKKYHLKNSPCDPCVVHCCLHWCALCQEHREMKSRLADNVSMQMTIVNPPPVQEMNAAGDNQESGPSSTNGVGQTNLEMQAL from the exons ATGGCGGAAGGAGGAAATCCGTCCAGGTATGTGAAGTTGACAAAAGATCAAGCACCTCGCGAAGACATTAAACCTGGCGAGCTTAATCAGCCTATTGATGTCCCCCAG TTAACTGGTCGGAAGTGCCATGAGTGTGGACAACCTTTGCCTGAGAGTTTTGAGCCTCCTGCAGACGAGCCTTGGACAACTGGAATTTTTGGATGTGCAGAGGACAAAGAGAGTT GCTGGAGAGGACTTTTCTGTCCATGTGTCTTGTTTGGGCATAATGTTGAGAGCCTAAGAGAAGATGATACTCCTTGGTCTACTCCTTGCATTTGTCATGCCATTTTTATTGAGGGTGGCATTGCGGTTGCAGCTGCAACAGCAACATTTCATGGCATTGATCCAAGGACGTCATTCCTCATTTGTGAAGGTTTATTATTTAGTTGGTGGATGTGTGGTATATACACTGGTCTGGTTCGGCAATCACTGCAGAAGAAGTATCATCTCAAG AATTCGCCCTGTGATCCCTGTGTGGTGCATTGCTGCCTGCACTGGTGCGCCTTGTGCCAGGAGCACCGGGAGATGAAGAGCCGTCTGGCAGATAATGTTTCCATGCAAATGACAATAGTTAACCCTCCACCCGTTCAGGAGATGAATGCTGCTGGCGACAACCAAGAATCTGGACCATCCTCTACCAATGGGGTCGGACAAACTAACCTTGAGATGCAAGCTCTATGA